A window of the bacterium genome harbors these coding sequences:
- a CDS encoding DUF6485 family protein — translation MRECNVAQNKKGCTCTYEPCPRKGICCECIQYHWRMKQLPGCLFPPNVERTYDRSIEKFIQTYQR, via the coding sequence ATGAGAGAATGTAATGTTGCACAGAATAAAAAAGGGTGCACTTGCACCTATGAGCCCTGTCCTCGCAAGGGTATTTGTTGCGAATGTATTCAATACCACTGGCGTATGAAACAACTACCAGGCTGTTTATTTCCACCAAATGTTGAAAGGACTTATGATAGGTCAATAGAAAAATTTATCCAGACATATCAAAGGTAG